In Gossypium arboreum isolate Shixiya-1 chromosome 6, ASM2569848v2, whole genome shotgun sequence, the following are encoded in one genomic region:
- the LOC108474009 gene encoding phospholipid:diacylglycerol acyltransferase 1-like gives MSFSRRRKGTDSSKSQNLRCNIVKEDEKNNLYESPRKESYNSKKWSCWDSCCWFIGFVCSVWWFLLLLYNTMPASIPQYVTEAITGPLTDPPGVKLRKEGLTVNHPVVFVPGIVTGGLELWEGHQCAEGLFRKRLWGGSFGELYKRPLCWAQHMSLDNETGLDPPGIRVRPVSGLVAADYFAAGYFVWAVLIANLAQIGYEEKTMYMAAYDWRLSFQNTEVRDQTLSRIKSNIELMVATNGGKKVVVIPHSMGVLYFLHFMKWVEAPPPMGGGGGSEWCAKHIKAVMNIGGPFLGVPKSVSGLFSVEARDIAIARTFAPGFLDKDVFGLQTFQHLMRMTRTWDSTMSMIPKGGETIWGGLDWSPEGSSFNCGAKTLRNNSINNTDQIPNINLANMKNVNYGRIISFGKDVAEAHSSKIKRVDLLDSMKADMLANLTNCDIWIEYHDIGDHRIKAVADYKVYTAGSILDLLHFVSPKLMARGGAHFSYGIADNLDDPKYQHYKYWSNPLETKLPDAPDMEIYSMYGVGIPTERAYVYKVTTATDCSIPFQIDTSVEGGSEDSCLKGGVFSADGDETVPVLSAGLMAAKGWRGKTRFNPSGIPTYIREYSHAPPANLLEGRGTQSGAHVDIMGNFALIEDIIRVAAGATGKELGGDHVYSDIFKWAERINLQL, from the exons ATGTCGTTTTCGCGGCGGAGGAAGGGGACGGATTCCTCGAAGTCCCAGAACTTACGGTGCAACATCGTAAAGGAAGATGAGAAGAATAACCTATACGAGAGCCCCAGGAAAGAAAGCTATAATTCCAAGAAATGGTCATGTTGGGACAGTTGTTGTTGGTTCATTGGTTTTGTATGTTCGGTGTGGTGGTTCTTGTTATTACTTTACAATACAATGCCTGCTTCGATTCCGCAATATGTAACGGAGGCGATAACAGGGCCGTTGACGGACCCACCCGGGGTCAAGTTGCGGAAAGAGGGCTTGACGGTGAATCACCCAGTTGTGTTCGTCCCTGGGATCGTCACCGGTGGGCTCGAGCTTTGGGAAGGCCACCAGTGTGCTGAAGGGTTGTTTAGGAAACGCCTTTGGGGTGGCTCCTTTGGGGAACTGTATAAAAG ACCACTATGTTGGGCTCAGCACATGTCACTCGATAATGAAACTGGACTAGACCCTCCAGGTATAAGGGTCAGGCCTGTATCTGGACTTGTGGCAGCTGATTATTTTGCAGCAGGATATTTTGTTTGGGCTGTattgatagctaatttggctcaAATTGGGTATGAGGAAAAAACAATGTATATGGCTGCTTATGATTGGAGGTTATCTTTCCAAAATACTGAG GTCAGGGACCAAACTTTGAGCAGAATAAAAAGTAACATAGAACTCATGGTAGCAACAAATGGTGGAAAAAAGGTAGTAGTCATCCCACATTCAATGGGAGTCCTGTACTTTCTGCACTTCATGAAATGGGTTGAAGCACCACCTCCCATGGGTGGTGGGGGTGGATCAGAATGGTGCGCTAAGCACATAAAGGCAGTGATGAATATTGGTGGACCCTTTTTAGGTGTTCCAAAATCAGTCTCAGGACTATTTTCTGTTGAAGCCAGGGATATAGCCATTGCCAG GACTTTCGCCCCAGGTTTTCTGGACAAAGATGTATTTGGCCTGCAAACTTTTCAGCATTTAATGCGGATGACCCGGACATGGGATTCCACCATGTCAATGATACCAAAAGGTGGGGAAACCATCTGGGGTGGGCTTGATTGGTCACCTGAAGGATCAAGCTTTAACTGTGGTGCAAAAACGTTGAGAAACAACAGCATCAATAACACGGACCAAATTCCAAACATCAATTTGGCTAACATGAAAAATGTTAACTATGGGAGAATTATTTCATTTGGGAAAGATGTGGCTGAGGCACATTCCTCCAAGATTAAAAGGGTGGATTTGCTG GATTCTATGAAGGCCGATATGCTAGCCAACTTAACCAACTGTGATATATGGATCGAGTATCATGACATAGGTGATCATCGTATTAAAGCAGTTGCTGATTACAAGGTTTACACAGCTGGATCAATTTTGGACCTGCTTCATTTTGTTTCCCCCAAGTTGATGGCACGAGGAGGCGCTCATTTTTCATATGGGATAGCTGATAATTTGGATGACCCGAAATATCAACACTACAAATATTGGTCAAATCCTCTAGAAACGAA GTTACCAGATGCTCCAGACATGGAGATATACTCAATGTACGGAGTTGGAATCCCCACTGAAAGAGCTTATGTTTACAAAGTAACTACTGCCACTGATTGCTCTATTCCGTTTCAGATAGACACCTCGGTTGAGGGTGGTAGTGAAGATTCATGTCTAAAAGGTGGTGTTTTCTCTGCTGATGGAGATGAAACAGTTCCTGTTTTAAGCGCTGGTCTTATGGCTGCAAAGGGTTGGAGGGGTAAAACCCGATTCAATCCTTCAGGCATTCCTACTTACATAAGGGAGTACAGTCATGCCCCTCCAGCTAATCTTCTTGAAGGTCGAGGCACCCAAAGTGGGGCTCATGTTGATATAATGGGGAATTTTGCATTGATTGAGGATATTATACGAGTAGCAGCAGGGGCTACCGGCAAAGAACTGGGTGGAGATCATGTATATTCCGATATCTTTAAATGGGCTGAAAGGATCAACTTACAGCTCTAG
- the LOC108470932 gene encoding protein Brevis radix-like 4 translates to MLTCIARSKQPGDDSVSQQEEMDSSTTPNTKHNQAIKSLTSQLKDMALKASGAYRHCNPCTAQSRLRNMGESDADSDRFRWPYRRTGSSSSATPRTWGKEMEARLKGMSSSSGEGTPKSLSGRRVDTVVFVEESEPKEWVAQVEPGVLITFVSLPRGGNDLKRIRFSREMFNKWQAQRWWAENYDRVMELYNVQRFNRQAFPLPTPPRSEDESFKMESAEESPVTPPLTKERLPRNFHRPTGMGIGYSSSDSFDQHAMQARHYCDSGLISTPKLSSISGAKTEISSMDASMRSSSSREADRSGELSISNASDLETEWVEQDEPGVYITIRALPGGKRELRRVRFSRERFGEMHARLWWEENRARIHEQYL, encoded by the exons ATGCTGACGTGCATAGCTCGTTCCAAGCAACCTGGTGATGACTCGGTGAGTCAACAAGAGGAAATGGACTCTTCCACTACTCCTAACACTAAGCACAACCAAGCCATCAAATCCCTCACTTCGCAG TTGAAGGACATGGCGCTAAAGGCGTCGGGGGCGTACAGGCACTGTAACCCCTGCACGGCGCAGAGTCGGTTGAGGAACATGGGCGAGTCTGACGCGGACTCGGACAGGTTCAGATGGCCTTATCGTCGGACGGGGAGTTCGAGCTCAGCGACGCCGAGGACGTGGGGGAAGGAGATGGAAGCAAGGTTGAAAGGGATGTCGAGTTCGAGCGGAGAAGGGACGCCGAAATCGTTGAGCGGACGCCGAGTGGACACGGTCGTGTTCGTCGAAGAAAGTGAGCCTAAAGAGTGGGTGGCTCAGGTGGAGCCTGGCGTGCTTATTACCTTTGTTTCACTTCCTCGCGGCGGCAACGATCTCAAGAGGATACGATTCAG TCGGGAAATGTTTAACAAATGGCAAGCTCAAAGATGGTGGGCAGAGAATTATGATAGGGTCATGGAACTTTACAATGTCCAGAGGTTTAACCGCCAGGCATTCCCACTACCAACACCCCCTAGATCTGAAGATGAG AGCTTTAAAATGGAATCAGCAGAAGAAAGTCCTGTAACACCACCATTGACTAAAGAACGCTTACCTCGTAATTTTCATCGTCCAACTGGGATGGGCATCGGCTACTCGTCGTCAGATTCATTTGATCAGCATGCAATGCAGGCTCGCCATTATTGTGACTCTGGTCTTATCTCAACCCCAAAACTTTCCAGTATTAGTGGTGCCAAGACAGAGATATCATCCATGGATGCCTCTATGAGGAGTAGCTCATCAAGAGAGGCTGATCGCTCTGGAGAGCTATCCATCAGCAATGCCAGTGATCTTGAGACTGAGTGGGTTGAACAAGATGAACCGGGGGTTTACATTACTATCAGAGCCTTGCCAGGGGGCAAAAGGGAACTTAGGCGAGTAAGATTCAG CCGAGAAAGATTTGGTGAGATGCATGCTAGACTGTGGTGGGAAGAAAACCGAGCCAGGATACATGAACAATACCTGTAA